The following proteins are encoded in a genomic region of Phycisphaera sp.:
- the alaS gene encoding alanine--tRNA ligase, with the protein MPPTTSQSKTQSSNWTGASVRASFIEFFQKLQAAPHPIVPSSPVVPHDDPTLLFANAGMNQYKPLFLGQADPGSDLGKLKCAVNSQKCIRAGGKHNDLEDVGKDTYHHTFFEMLGNWSFGDYFKAEAIEWAWTLLTEVWGLPKDRLYASYFGGDEKQGLPADDEAKELWLRFLPPERVLPYGAKDNFWEMGDTGPCGPCSEVHFDRVGGRNASKLVNADDPSVIEIWNLVFIQYDRQADGTLKELPAKHVDTGMGLERVLSVLQDKPSNYDTDLFTPIFEAISKMTGTRPYSGKLGHEDEGQIDFAYRVVADHARALTFALTDGAVPGNEGRGYVLRRILRRAVRMGWQKLGANPGFLSELVPVIVEHYGEAFPELKKNPDRVAGIIREEEESFGRTMERGVKLFEEIAGEKGSTISGADAFQLYDTFGFPLDLTQIMAEERGLTVDVEGFHAAMAEQREQSRAGAKDSAEAGLALDGESIAKLQSLKVKPTDDVDKFHGREIRARVKAIWNGRDFDEHAQASGRADPIGVVLDDTNFYAEMGGQQADHGRMFVSKEARTSVSDSHHGGEFRVEGVKAYGGYVLHTGRMVRGELRVGDEVTLNLEGDRRLNLAANHTTTHLFNYALREVVGGDTPPEQRGSLVAPDRLRFDFDASGPISPADLGRMETIVRQVLEQDHPVHADLVPLGKAMEINTLRAVFGEKYPNPVRVVSIGAPIDEMVADPKNEKWMGFSVEFCGGTHLATTAQAESFAIVHEEGVAKGIRRIVAVTRQEARKAIAQANALAVVLQEATKLSDEDLEPEIARLGRMIDEAIVPVSRKDELRMALGTLQDRAKQARKAQAQQASKKAVEQAKTLAQSTGDGNPLVAIIDAMGDRGAMQSALGEVRKTLPDSPIMLLSLDPENKVALLADVPQTAITRGLKAGDWVRGVAQVVGGKGGGKPTQAQGGGPEGANIKAAADKAQEMALASMA; encoded by the coding sequence TTGCCCCCCACTACCAGCCAAAGCAAAACCCAGAGCTCGAACTGGACCGGCGCCTCGGTCCGCGCGTCGTTCATCGAGTTCTTCCAGAAGCTCCAGGCCGCCCCGCACCCGATCGTGCCGTCGAGCCCGGTGGTGCCCCACGATGACCCGACGCTCCTGTTCGCCAACGCGGGGATGAACCAGTACAAGCCGCTGTTCCTTGGGCAGGCCGATCCGGGCAGCGACCTGGGCAAGCTCAAGTGCGCGGTGAACAGCCAGAAGTGCATCCGCGCGGGTGGCAAGCACAACGACCTCGAAGACGTGGGTAAGGACACCTACCACCACACCTTCTTCGAGATGCTGGGCAACTGGTCCTTCGGCGACTATTTCAAGGCCGAGGCCATCGAGTGGGCCTGGACGCTGCTGACCGAGGTGTGGGGCTTGCCCAAGGACCGGCTGTACGCCAGCTACTTCGGCGGCGACGAGAAGCAGGGCCTGCCCGCCGACGACGAGGCCAAGGAGCTCTGGCTGCGCTTCTTGCCACCCGAGCGCGTGCTGCCCTATGGCGCCAAGGACAACTTCTGGGAGATGGGCGACACCGGGCCGTGCGGGCCGTGCAGCGAGGTCCACTTTGATCGTGTGGGCGGGCGTAATGCCAGTAAACTGGTCAACGCCGATGACCCGAGCGTGATCGAGATCTGGAACCTGGTGTTCATCCAGTACGACCGCCAGGCTGACGGCACGCTCAAGGAACTGCCCGCCAAGCACGTCGACACCGGCATGGGCCTGGAGCGTGTGCTGAGCGTGCTGCAAGACAAGCCCAGCAACTACGACACCGACCTGTTCACGCCGATCTTCGAGGCGATCTCGAAGATGACCGGCACGCGACCCTATTCCGGCAAGCTGGGGCACGAGGACGAGGGCCAGATCGACTTCGCCTACCGCGTGGTGGCCGACCATGCGCGGGCGTTGACGTTCGCGCTGACCGATGGGGCGGTGCCGGGCAACGAAGGCCGCGGCTACGTGCTGCGCCGCATCCTGCGCCGGGCCGTGCGCATGGGCTGGCAGAAGCTGGGGGCCAATCCGGGCTTCCTGAGCGAGCTGGTGCCGGTGATCGTCGAGCACTACGGCGAAGCCTTCCCCGAGTTAAAGAAGAACCCCGATCGCGTGGCTGGCATCATTCGGGAGGAAGAAGAGAGCTTTGGACGTACGATGGAGCGGGGCGTAAAGCTGTTCGAGGAGATTGCCGGCGAGAAGGGCAGCACGATCTCCGGCGCCGACGCCTTCCAGCTCTACGACACCTTCGGCTTCCCCCTCGACCTCACCCAGATCATGGCCGAGGAGCGCGGGCTGACCGTCGATGTCGAGGGCTTCCACGCGGCCATGGCCGAGCAGCGCGAGCAGTCTCGCGCTGGGGCCAAAGACTCGGCCGAGGCCGGGCTCGCGCTCGACGGCGAGTCGATCGCCAAACTGCAGAGCCTGAAGGTCAAGCCCACCGACGACGTGGACAAGTTCCACGGCCGGGAGATCCGCGCCCGCGTCAAGGCCATCTGGAACGGCCGCGACTTCGACGAGCACGCCCAGGCCAGCGGCCGGGCCGACCCCATCGGCGTGGTGCTCGACGACACGAACTTTTATGCCGAGATGGGCGGGCAGCAGGCCGACCACGGGCGGATGTTCGTGAGCAAGGAGGCCCGCACCAGCGTCAGCGACAGCCACCACGGCGGCGAGTTCAGGGTCGAGGGCGTGAAGGCCTACGGCGGGTACGTGCTGCACACCGGCCGCATGGTGCGCGGCGAGCTGCGCGTGGGCGACGAGGTGACGCTGAACCTCGAGGGCGACCGCCGGCTGAACCTGGCGGCCAACCACACCACCACGCACCTGTTCAACTACGCCCTGCGCGAGGTCGTGGGCGGGGACACGCCCCCCGAGCAGCGCGGCTCGCTGGTCGCGCCCGATCGCCTACGGTTCGACTTCGACGCCAGCGGGCCGATCTCTCCGGCCGACCTGGGCCGCATGGAGACCATCGTGCGGCAGGTGCTCGAGCAGGACCACCCCGTCCACGCCGACCTGGTGCCGCTGGGCAAGGCGATGGAGATCAACACCCTGCGCGCGGTGTTCGGCGAGAAGTACCCCAACCCGGTGCGCGTGGTATCGATCGGCGCGCCCATCGACGAGATGGTGGCCGACCCCAAGAACGAGAAATGGATGGGCTTCTCGGTCGAGTTCTGCGGCGGCACGCACCTGGCCACCACGGCCCAGGCCGAGAGCTTCGCGATCGTCCACGAGGAGGGTGTCGCCAAGGGCATCCGCCGCATCGTGGCGGTGACACGGCAAGAGGCCCGCAAGGCGATCGCCCAGGCCAACGCGCTGGCGGTCGTGCTGCAAGAAGCTACCAAATTGAGCGACGAGGACCTGGAACCCGAGATCGCGCGATTGGGCCGGATGATCGACGAGGCCATCGTGCCCGTGTCGCGCAAGGACGAGCTGCGCATGGCGCTCGGCACGCTGCAAGACCGCGCCAAGCAGGCGCGCAAGGCCCAGGCCCAGCAGGCCAGCAAGAAGGCCGTCGAGCAGGCCAAGACGCTTGCGCAGAGCACCGGCGACGGCAACCCGCTGGTAGCCATCATCGACGCGATGGGCGACCGCGGCGCGATGCAGTCGGCGCTGGGCGAGGTGCGCAAGACGCTGCCCGACTCGCCGATCATGCTGCTAAGCCTCGATCCTGAGAACAAAGTTGCCCTGCTCGCCGACGTCCCCCAGACCGCCATCACGCGCGGGCTGAAGGCGGGCGACTGGGTGCGCGGTGTCGCGCAAGTCGTTGGTGGCAAGGGCGGTGGCAAGCCCACGCAGGCCCAGGGCGGCGGGCCAGAGGGGGCCAACATCAAGGCCGCCGCCGACAAGGCCCAAGAAATGGCCCTCGCGTCGATGGCCTAA
- a CDS encoding AtpZ/AtpI family protein: MPDPKRSEKNEAAMAAWRRRMGGWSAGIDFAAVAVVSLLVGLGIDYFAGTGPLFLIIFLCVGVVGGFVAFVRTGMRLNRGPKN, from the coding sequence GTGCCCGATCCGAAACGAAGCGAGAAGAACGAAGCGGCAATGGCCGCCTGGCGCCGGCGCATGGGCGGGTGGTCGGCGGGCATCGACTTCGCCGCCGTCGCGGTCGTGAGCCTGCTCGTCGGCCTGGGCATCGACTACTTCGCCGGCACCGGGCCGCTGTTCCTGATCATCTTCCTGTGCGTGGGCGTCGTTGGTGGGTTTGTCGCGTTCGTGCGCACGGGCATGCGGCTGAATCGGGGGCCAAAGAATTGA
- a CDS encoding metallopeptidase family protein translates to MSEAVPTEFQERFDALLERLLVALPDRVRAVLDEVPLHVMDEPDRLILKDLGVEPADMDDAVEELCGLHTGFMLTERPIELDAVLPDEIHLFRRGIALMAGGWNADDETLAEQIRITLLHEIGHHFGLEEEDLGELGYA, encoded by the coding sequence GTGAGCGAGGCCGTACCGACCGAGTTCCAAGAACGCTTCGATGCGCTGCTCGAACGCTTGCTCGTGGCGTTGCCAGATCGCGTCCGGGCCGTGCTCGACGAGGTGCCCCTGCACGTGATGGACGAGCCCGACCGGCTGATCCTGAAGGATCTGGGCGTCGAGCCGGCCGATATGGACGACGCGGTCGAGGAACTCTGCGGCCTGCACACCGGCTTTATGCTCACCGAGCGGCCCATCGAGCTCGACGCCGTGTTGCCCGACGAGATCCACCTGTTTAGACGAGGGATCGCCCTCATGGCCGGCGGGTGGAACGCCGATGACGAAACGCTGGCCGAGCAGATCCGCATAACACTGTTGCACGAGATCGGCCATCACTTCGGGCTCGAGGAAGAGGACCTGGGCGAGCTGGGTTACGCCTGA
- the sppA gene encoding signal peptide peptidase SppA yields the protein MRPTRTLSYLTAGLMVLSAGATHALAQARDRIGLLEITGTPTDAPSPLAWLFGEAEPTLSELVDAIENAQAEHNLDHLVLRLKDAALSWSIVDELGQAIEHVDIPVTVYAEQMGPTDLMLASYADTSMIQKAGDVSLPGLYMEEMFLANTLDWVGLKAQLIQVGAYKGANEQMTRAEPSEAWNQNINSLLDSLYGHMVGTLADGRGTDAKGVENAMKTLWMANAEDAVETGMVDQAIDLPDLGEALAGEGANPRWITLNAGHEGTALDMANPFAMIQMLAEEPDVQLTGPTIAVLHLSGTIMTGDSGEAGLFGGSKTIGSRSVRNELKQLADNDLVQAVVLRIDSPGGSATASEIIWQGVQDLRKSKPVWVSIGNLAASGGYYIAVAGEKIYTNPSSIVGSIGVVGGKISMTELYDTLKINVVGRARGPRADMFASAEPWNDQQVSIVRNKMAETYEQFTGRVTQGRPGIDLSKTAEGRLFLGKDAVGLKMSDEVGSLDDAVTDLAQHVGLTNYDVRHFPGPKALTEIIEEAMGGFMGANAPTASDASNLPIVRAVRAAVGEQTWTQIVHSLNSFSLLREEPVVLTAPSVVTFR from the coding sequence ATGCGCCCGACCCGCACTCTTTCGTACCTCACCGCCGGGCTCATGGTCCTTTCGGCCGGTGCCACCCACGCCCTGGCCCAGGCCCGCGACCGCATCGGCCTGCTGGAGATCACCGGCACACCCACCGACGCGCCCAGCCCGCTGGCCTGGCTGTTCGGCGAGGCCGAGCCCACGCTGAGCGAGTTGGTGGACGCCATCGAGAACGCCCAGGCCGAGCACAACCTCGACCACCTCGTGCTGCGCCTGAAGGACGCCGCCCTGAGCTGGTCCATCGTCGACGAGTTGGGCCAGGCCATCGAGCACGTGGACATCCCCGTCACCGTGTACGCCGAGCAGATGGGCCCGACCGACCTGATGCTGGCCAGCTACGCCGACACCTCGATGATCCAGAAGGCCGGCGATGTCTCGCTGCCCGGCCTGTACATGGAAGAGATGTTCCTGGCCAACACGCTGGATTGGGTGGGTCTCAAGGCCCAGCTCATCCAGGTTGGCGCGTACAAGGGCGCCAACGAGCAGATGACCCGCGCCGAGCCCAGCGAGGCCTGGAACCAGAATATCAACAGCCTGCTCGACAGCCTGTACGGCCACATGGTCGGCACGCTGGCCGACGGCCGCGGCACCGACGCCAAGGGCGTCGAGAACGCCATGAAGACGTTGTGGATGGCCAACGCCGAGGACGCGGTTGAAACCGGCATGGTCGATCAGGCCATCGACCTGCCCGACCTGGGCGAGGCGCTGGCCGGCGAGGGCGCGAACCCGCGCTGGATCACGCTCAACGCGGGCCACGAGGGAACGGCCCTCGACATGGCCAACCCCTTCGCGATGATCCAGATGCTGGCCGAGGAGCCCGACGTCCAGCTCACCGGCCCGACCATCGCCGTGCTGCACCTGAGCGGCACCATCATGACCGGCGACTCGGGCGAGGCGGGGCTCTTCGGGGGCAGCAAGACCATCGGCAGCCGCAGCGTGCGTAACGAACTCAAGCAGTTGGCCGACAATGACCTCGTGCAGGCGGTCGTGCTCCGCATCGATTCGCCGGGCGGGTCGGCCACGGCCAGCGAGATCATCTGGCAGGGCGTGCAAGACCTGCGCAAGAGCAAGCCCGTGTGGGTGAGCATCGGCAACCTGGCCGCCTCGGGGGGGTACTACATCGCCGTTGCGGGCGAGAAGATCTACACTAATCCGTCGAGCATCGTGGGTTCCATCGGCGTCGTTGGCGGCAAGATCAGCATGACCGAGTTGTACGACACGCTCAAGATCAACGTTGTCGGCCGAGCCCGTGGCCCGCGCGCCGACATGTTCGCCTCGGCTGAGCCGTGGAACGACCAGCAGGTGAGCATCGTCCGCAACAAGATGGCCGAGACCTATGAGCAGTTCACCGGCCGCGTCACGCAGGGCCGCCCGGGCATCGACCTGTCCAAGACCGCCGAGGGCCGGCTGTTCCTGGGCAAGGACGCCGTGGGCCTGAAGATGTCCGACGAGGTCGGCTCGCTCGACGACGCCGTGACGGATCTTGCACAGCACGTCGGCCTGACGAACTACGACGTTCGGCACTTCCCCGGCCCCAAGGCGCTCACCGAGATCATCGAGGAGGCCATGGGTGGCTTCATGGGCGCGAACGCTCCGACCGCGAGCGATGCCTCGAACCTGCCGATTGTGCGGGCCGTGCGCGCCGCGGTTGGCGAGCAGACGTGGACCCAGATCGTCCACTCGCTCAACTCGTTCAGCCTGCTGCGCGAGGAGCCGGTCGTGCTGACGGCGCCGAGTGTGGTGACGTTCCGCTGA
- a CDS encoding nuclear transport factor 2 family protein, whose protein sequence is MGSRKKFAGSCALVIGMTSLVVVADGVRSAATDPTPEFDAARVTEELDGFLPGYIRTLESDNNQAIAGLYVADDRFTWFTDGRALYSSAQDVLKSLDGLEASGMELHTALTNVSVVPLAQSLATLSAEFSTRATTEGQEAFAYAGVMTMVVERQADGQWKVVRGHSSTPAGPPR, encoded by the coding sequence ATGGGAAGCAGAAAGAAGTTTGCCGGATCGTGCGCGCTGGTCATCGGCATGACCTCGCTTGTCGTCGTTGCCGACGGGGTCCGTTCGGCCGCGACAGATCCCACGCCCGAGTTCGATGCCGCAAGAGTTACCGAGGAACTCGATGGCTTCCTGCCTGGATACATCCGAACCCTTGAGAGCGATAACAACCAGGCGATCGCCGGCCTGTACGTGGCCGACGACCGCTTCACGTGGTTCACCGATGGCCGGGCCCTGTACTCATCAGCACAAGACGTGCTCAAGAGCCTCGACGGCCTCGAAGCGTCTGGCATGGAGTTGCATACGGCGCTCACAAACGTCAGCGTCGTGCCGTTGGCCCAGAGTCTGGCAACCCTGAGCGCCGAATTCAGCACGCGCGCCACCACGGAAGGCCAGGAGGCCTTCGCGTATGCGGGCGTGATGACGATGGTGGTCGAGCGGCAGGCCGATGGCCAGTGGAAGGTCGTGCGGGGGCACTCCTCGACCCCCGCCGGACCGCCGCGGTAG
- a CDS encoding VOC family protein: protein MPAEPNQLAHFAIHVDDVERARTFYEAVFGWIFEAWGPPEFYLIHTRAGGPHGALQKRRTPVSGQGMIGYECTIAVADVRASVAAIEEAGGTITSPPFEIPTVGTLAMFKDTEGNVAGVMQYASSVNTTQE from the coding sequence ATGCCAGCCGAACCCAACCAACTCGCCCACTTCGCCATCCACGTCGACGACGTCGAACGGGCGAGGACCTTCTACGAGGCCGTCTTCGGCTGGATCTTCGAGGCCTGGGGCCCGCCCGAGTTCTACCTCATCCACACCCGGGCCGGCGGCCCGCACGGTGCCCTCCAGAAACGCCGAACCCCGGTGAGCGGCCAGGGCATGATCGGCTACGAATGCACCATAGCCGTGGCCGACGTGCGCGCGTCGGTCGCGGCCATCGAAGAGGCCGGCGGCACCATCACCTCGCCGCCCTTCGAGATCCCAACCGTGGGCACGCTCGCCATGTTCAAGGACACCGAGGGCAACGTCGCGGGTGTCATGCAGTACGCCAGCAGCGTCAACACCACACAGGAGTGA
- a CDS encoding helix-turn-helix transcriptional regulator, whose protein sequence is MSPISHVVDQFLVRCLALNLPAGFRIDEHAHAWPQLVYASSGVLTVGTGSGIWVVPSRRAVCVPAGVEHSVACSGATAVRTLYFHPVMCGHWEDRPRVVGVSPLLTQLVLHVLELGGLRRDDARQRRLASVVLDQIATTREAPLRLPMPSDERAIRIADRIMANPGDARTLEGVAEGSGASARTLARLFAEQTGMSFGQWRTQARLAHALTRLAEGVPVQLVATEVGYEQPSAFIAMFKRELGETPGRYFDDAADGSARA, encoded by the coding sequence ATGTCGCCTATCAGCCACGTCGTCGACCAGTTTCTTGTCCGATGCCTGGCCCTCAACCTGCCGGCGGGGTTTCGCATCGACGAGCATGCCCACGCATGGCCGCAGCTGGTGTATGCGTCGTCGGGGGTGCTGACGGTCGGCACCGGCTCGGGGATATGGGTGGTGCCCAGCCGGCGGGCGGTGTGCGTGCCCGCCGGCGTTGAGCATTCGGTGGCATGCTCGGGAGCGACGGCGGTGCGGACGCTGTACTTCCACCCCGTGATGTGCGGGCACTGGGAAGACCGGCCTCGGGTCGTGGGCGTGTCACCGCTCCTCACCCAACTCGTGCTGCATGTGTTGGAACTCGGTGGACTGCGTCGCGACGACGCCCGGCAGCGGCGGCTGGCTTCGGTGGTGCTCGACCAGATCGCGACGACGAGGGAAGCGCCGTTGCGGTTGCCCATGCCCAGTGACGAACGGGCGATTCGGATTGCCGATAGGATCATGGCGAATCCCGGGGACGCTCGCACGCTCGAAGGAGTCGCAGAAGGAAGCGGGGCGAGTGCGCGGACGCTGGCACGCCTGTTTGCCGAGCAGACCGGGATGTCTTTCGGGCAATGGCGCACGCAGGCGCGGCTCGCGCACGCCCTCACGCGGTTGGCCGAGGGCGTGCCGGTGCAGTTGGTCGCCACCGAGGTGGGCTACGAGCAACCCAGCGCGTTCATCGCGATGTTCAAGCGAGAATTGGGCGAAACGCCCGGGCGGTACTTCGATGACGCGGCCGACGGATCGGCCCGGGCTTAG